The window AACTGCTGCAATCTTAATCACTCACACGACAAAGCAGGTGCAAACCGACGCGCATAACATTATTCTCTGCCAAACGGTAGCGGCGCCGTGGAATTAATAGCTATAACGCCGTAAATAAAACAAAACACACATCGTAACCACTGCTTTACAGGCAGGTGGGCATTCACAACGACAGAGGGTTAGATTGATGGATGGTCAACAGCATGGTGACCAGCTGAAACGCGGCCTGAAAAACCGCCATATTCAGCTCATCGCCTTAGGTGGCGCAATCGGCACCGGGTTATTTCTCGGTATCGCTCAAACAATAAAAATGGCCGGCCCGTCAGTGCTTCTCGGCTACGCCATCGGCGGCTTCATCGCGTTTCTGATCATGCGCCAGCTGGGGGAAATGGTGGTGGAAGAGCCGGTCGCCGGCTCCTTCAGCCACTTCGCCTACAAATACTGGGGCAACTTCGCCGGCTTCGCCTCCGGCTGGAACTACTGGGTGCTGTATGTCCTGGTGGCGATGGCGGAGCTGACCGCGGTCGGCATCTACGTGCAGTACTGGTGGCCGGAGATCCCCACCTGGGTTTCCGCCGCGGTGTTCTTCCTGGCGATCAACGCCATCAACCTGGCCAACGTCAAAGTTTACGGCGAGATGGAGTTCTGGTTCGCCATCATCAAAGTGGTGGCGATTATCGGCATGATTGTGTTCGGCGCCTACCTGCTGTTCAGCGGCATGGGCGGCCCGGAAGCCACCGTCACCAACCTGTGGGCGCAGGGCGGGTTCTTCCCGAACGGCGTCATGGGCCTGGTGATGGCGATGGCAGTGATCATGTTCTCCTTCGGCGGCCTCGAGCTGGTCGGCATCACCGCCGCCGAAGCCGACAACCCGCAAAAAAGCATTCCGAAAGCCACCAATCAGGTGATCTACCGCATCCTGATCTTCTATATCGGTTCACTGGCCATTCTGCTGTCGCTGTACCCGTGGGGCAAAGTGGTCGAAGGCGGCAGCCCGTTCGTGCTGATCTTCCACGCGCTGAACAGCAACCTGGTGGCGACCGTGCTGAACATCGTGGTGCTCACCGCCGCGCTGTCGGTGTACAACAGCTGCGTCTACTGCAACAGCCGCATGCTGTACGGCCTGGCGCAGCAGGGCAACGGCCCGAAAAGCCTGCTGAAGGTCGACGGCCGCGGCGTGCCGGTGGTGGCCATCGGCATTTCCGCCCTCGCCACCGCGCTGTGCGTGCTGATTAACTACCTGATCCCGGGCCGCGCCTTCGAACTGCTGATGGCCTTGGTGGTGTCGGCGCTGGTGATCAACTGGGCGATGATCAGCCTGGCGCACCTGAAATTCCGCGCCGCCAAAAACCGCGAAGGCGTAGTGCCGAAGTTCAAAGCGTTCTGGTATCCGTTCAGCAACTACCTGTGCCTGCTGTTCATGGCCGGCATCCTGGTGATCATGTACCTGACGCCGGGCATTCAAATCTCGGTGCTGCTGATCCCGGTGTGGGTAGCGATCCTGGCCGTCGGTTACGCCATCAAACAGCGCAGCCAGCGCGTCGACGGCGTCACCAGCCGTTGAACCCCTTGACCGCGCAATAAAATGGCCCGCAGATGCGGGCCATTTTTTTCGCCTGAACGCCGCTTACTTGCGCAGCGCTTTCACCTGCTCGGCGGTGACGTCCGCCGGCAAGCCTCCCCAGGTCACCCGCAGGTAATTCACCAGTTCCGCCACTTCAGCATCGCTCAGACGCTCGCCGAAGCCCGGCATGCTCTGCATGCTTTCACCGTTCGGGAACTGCTGGGCCGGCAGGCCGTCCAGCACCGACACGATCAGGTTCTTGCCGTCCGCCTGGCGCAGCGTGGCGTTATCGCGCATCGCCGGTGCGACGTGCGGTTTGCCCTCGCCTTCGCGCGCATGGCAACCGGCGCACTGATCCAGATAGGTCATGCGCCCGGCATCGCTGCCCTGGCCCATTTTCACCGGCACCGCCGCCGGCGGCTGCTCGCCCATCAGATACAGCGCCAGCGCCTGATGATCTTCCGGCGTCAAATGACGGGTGCTGAGATCCACCACCATGTGCATCTCGCTGAAGGCGGAACCCTGCGGTGCGAGGCCGGTGCTGAGGAAGCGGCTGACGTCCTGCGGCGTCCAGCCGCGCTGCGCCAGACCGTGCGGCGTAATGTCCGGCGCCATGAATCGGCCGAGATCGCCGCCCTGCATCGGTTTGCCGAGATCCATCTGCCCCAGCGCGCCGCGCGGCGTGTGGCATTCGCCACAGTGCCCCAGCACGTCGGCCAGATAGCGGCCGCGCTGCCATTGCGGCGAACTGCCCTGTGAACTGGCCGGCAGCGGATCCTGGCTGCGGAACAGCAGGTTCCAGCCGATCAGCGCCATGCGCTGGTTGAACGGGAACGGCATCTCGTTGGCCGGAATGGCCACGTCCACCGCCGGGCGCGTCATCAGGTAAGCGTAGATGTCGTCGGCGTCCTGACGCGACATGCCCTTATACGAAGTATAAGGCATCGCCGGGTACAGGTGCCGCCCGCCCGGCGCCACGCCCTGCGTCAACGCCAGGAAGAAGTCGTCCTTGCTCCAGCGCCCGATGCCGTGGTCGGCCGACGGCGTCAGGTTACTGCCGTAAATCGTGCCGAACGGCGTTTCCAACGGATAGCCGCCGGCCAACGGCGCCCCGCCGCTGGCGGTATGGCAGGCGGCGCAGTCGGCGGCCTGCGCCAGATAGCGGCCGCGGGCGATCTGTTCGGCGCCGGCGGTTACCTGCTGCACCGGGCCGTCGTAACGGCGGTTTTCCCGCCACCACAGCAGCGCGATCACCACGATCGCCACCAGCACAATCAACACTGCGAGACGTTTTTTCATTGCGCCGTCTCCTTCAGCAGGCCCGGCGTTTTCAGCACCACGTCGCGCACCGCTTCGTAGTAGCGCACGTAGCCGGTGCAGCGGCAGATGTGGCTGTCCAGCGCCTGCTCGATGGCGTTCTCCAGCTGATCGCGGGCGATCGGCTCACGCTTGAGCTTTTCCACGAAAATGGTGGCGGCGTTGACGAAGCCCGGCGTGCAGTAGCCGCACTGGAAGCTGTAGTGCTCCAGAAACGCCTGCTGGATCGGCGACAGCTCAACCACCTCGCCCTGTTCGTCCACCTTGGCATGGCCTTCGACGGTACGCACTTTCTTGCCGTTGAAGAAATGCGCGCCGGTGATGCAGGTGCGCACCTCTTCGCTGGTGCCGCTCGGATGATCGACGATCGCCACGCAGGCGTGGCAAATGCCCTGCCCGCAGCCGAGGCGCGAACCGGTCAAATCGAGATACTCGTGCAGGAAATCGATCATCATCAAGCCTTCCGGCACCTCGATCGGGCCGTACTGTTTCTCGTTGATGGTCAGGGAAATCGGCTGGGTTTTAATGCTCATTGTAATACCTCACGAATATTTTCTGCACGAACGGGCAAATCACGGAAACGGTGGCCGGTGGCGTCGGCGATGGCGTTGACCAGCGCGGCCACGATCGGGATCATCACCACCTCCGCCATGCCTTTCGGCGGATCGGTTTCCGACAGCGCCGGCAGGATGTCGCCGCTCTGTTTCCACACCGCCACATCACTGGCGCGCGGCAGGTGG of the Serratia marcescens subsp. marcescens ATCC 13880 genome contains:
- a CDS encoding amino acid permease — encoded protein: MDGQQHGDQLKRGLKNRHIQLIALGGAIGTGLFLGIAQTIKMAGPSVLLGYAIGGFIAFLIMRQLGEMVVEEPVAGSFSHFAYKYWGNFAGFASGWNYWVLYVLVAMAELTAVGIYVQYWWPEIPTWVSAAVFFLAINAINLANVKVYGEMEFWFAIIKVVAIIGMIVFGAYLLFSGMGGPEATVTNLWAQGGFFPNGVMGLVMAMAVIMFSFGGLELVGITAAEADNPQKSIPKATNQVIYRILIFYIGSLAILLSLYPWGKVVEGGSPFVLIFHALNSNLVATVLNIVVLTAALSVYNSCVYCNSRMLYGLAQQGNGPKSLLKVDGRGVPVVAIGISALATALCVLINYLIPGRAFELLMALVVSALVINWAMISLAHLKFRAAKNREGVVPKFKAFWYPFSNYLCLLFMAGILVIMYLTPGIQISVLLIPVWVAILAVGYAIKQRSQRVDGVTSR
- a CDS encoding (2Fe-2S)-binding protein translates to MSIKTQPISLTINEKQYGPIEVPEGLMMIDFLHEYLDLTGSRLGCGQGICHACVAIVDHPSGTSEEVRTCITGAHFFNGKKVRTVEGHAKVDEQGEVVELSPIQQAFLEHYSFQCGYCTPGFVNAATIFVEKLKREPIARDQLENAIEQALDSHICRCTGYVRYYEAVRDVVLKTPGLLKETAQ
- a CDS encoding cytochrome c; the encoded protein is MKKRLAVLIVLVAIVVIALLWWRENRRYDGPVQQVTAGAEQIARGRYLAQAADCAACHTASGGAPLAGGYPLETPFGTIYGSNLTPSADHGIGRWSKDDFFLALTQGVAPGGRHLYPAMPYTSYKGMSRQDADDIYAYLMTRPAVDVAIPANEMPFPFNQRMALIGWNLLFRSQDPLPASSQGSSPQWQRGRYLADVLGHCGECHTPRGALGQMDLGKPMQGGDLGRFMAPDITPHGLAQRGWTPQDVSRFLSTGLAPQGSAFSEMHMVVDLSTRHLTPEDHQALALYLMGEQPPAAVPVKMGQGSDAGRMTYLDQCAGCHAREGEGKPHVAPAMRDNATLRQADGKNLIVSVLDGLPAQQFPNGESMQSMPGFGERLSDAEVAELVNYLRVTWGGLPADVTAEQVKALRK